A genomic window from Gossypium hirsutum isolate 1008001.06 chromosome D12, Gossypium_hirsutum_v2.1, whole genome shotgun sequence includes:
- the LOC107940656 gene encoding 60S ribosomal protein L34, which translates to MVQRLTYRTRHSYATKSNQHRVVKTPGGKLVYQTTKKRASGPKCPVTGKRIQGIPHLRPAEYKRSRLPRNRRTVNRAYGGVLSGSAVRERIIRAFLVEEQKIVKKVLKIQKTKEKQSSK; encoded by the exons ATGGTTCAGCGGCTCACTTACCGCACGCGTCACAGCTACGCCACCAAGTCCAACCAGCACCGCGTCGTCAAAACCCCAG GAGGGAAGCTTGTTTATCAAACGACAAAGAAAAGAGCTAGTGGACCTAAATGTCCTGTTACCGGCAAGAGGATTCAAGGA ATTCCTCATTTGAGGCCTGCTGAGTATAAAAGGTCTAGGTTGCCTAGAAACCGTAGGACTGTGAACCGTGCTTATGGTGGAGTTCTATCTGGAAGTGCTGTTCGAGAAAG GATCATAAGGGCCTTCTTGGTGGAAGAGCAAAAGATTGTGAAGAAGGTACTGAAGATTCAGAAGACAAAGGAAAAGCAATCATCCAAGTGA